A region of the Scatophagus argus isolate fScaArg1 chromosome 19, fScaArg1.pri, whole genome shotgun sequence genome:
TCTCCCATTCAAGTTGTGTGTCCTCGTTTGTTGGCTACTTTTCGGTGTTCACATCAGTAAGTATCCTCTCCATATCGCCACCACTATTGGATGTTAACCTAATATGATTTCATTTAGCGTTAGCTAGGTGCGCAGTAGCATTTTAGCTAATCAGCCGAATATGGAGAAGAGTGTGTACAAGCTCCTTTGGTTACCTAACTAAAGTTACCCCAGTcgctttgaaaataaaagctaCTTAATAAGCTCATTTTGTGACGTTGATTTGGCCACCCAGTTActattaattttctattttctgataAATATTCGCAGAAGAGGAGATGCAATTGCAAGAAAGGCAGCAGATGATGTATTTGGATATATGGGAAGACAGCTAATTTAGGTGGTGGTCACGATTTTGAGTATTTCCACTCTTGATGCTGCTGTTCTGATCGCTAGCAATGGCTGGAAGTCCTGCTGTGGTTATGCGCCTGGTGGCTTCTGCCCACACTGTGGCTGAAATGGCTGGCGCCATTGTGAGGAAGGTCCTTCACACCGGAGAACTTGGCATTGTGCAAAAGGTGGGGCAACTTTATTTTCTGGTATTTAAATTCCAGAACAGAACAAAGTACAAATGCTTGTACCTTGTCCCAGATGGACCAAAACAACGTGAATTAACCTTTTCTGCTTCCTCAGACTGGAGCTAATGACCTGCAGACACTGGCGGACAGACTGGCACAGCAGAGCATTTGCGCATCACTGTCCAAACGATTCCCCAAAATCACCATCATTGGAGAGGAGGTGAGTATGTTaagaggttttgttttgaggTCGCATGTCCACTCATTCTAACATTAAGCTACACAGAAAGCCAGTGAAAGCCTGataatggtttgatgtgtatCACTTGTTTATTAGGAGCTTCCCGCTGAGGACATAAGTGAAGATCTCATTGAGAATGGCCACTCAGAGGAAATCCTTCGGGAGACATGTCCACCAGAATATAGTGGGTTGAAAGAGGAGGAGGTAACCTGCCAACATGCTcaaaaatactgtaatttaatATTTCCAGTCAGACACAGAAAATAGCATCAGACGCCTGATAGTTGTTAAAAAGAGGTGCAGTGCAGTTGAGTCATGTAGTGCGGCGTTGAGTGAGCAGATATTGTGTTCTCTTACACATATTTCATCTTGGTCTTTCTTTCCGAATCTCAGCTAGTTGTGTGGGTTGATCCCCTCGATGGCACAAAAGAATATACTGAAGGTAGGCTCATCAAATATGCATCTTTTAAGAAAACCGCCTCCACACGTGCGCGTGTGAAACGGTGTGCACTACAAATGCTTTTCGCCACTGATGCGATGCCAACTGAGTCGTCATTGTGAGCTGTTCATTACTTTGTCAAAAACTCCCTGAACAAATGCACTGACTCCACCCGCTTCTGTTTGAGACACTAAAGAACATGTTGAATAGTTGCCACATTCTGGCTTTGCAGCATGTAACAACCCTGCGCCCTGAACACTAATTagtaatcttttatttttaatttgtcttttttttttaaatttagtctCTCTTGTGAATTAACAGGCAAAATACTGTGAAGTGCTGTTGCTACAGCAACAGTTTCAGATTTACTAGGGAAACCAATGCAGATCTAATGGTGCAGTTATCAGACAGATGTGGCAGCGGCACATTAAATACGGTTAATTACGATTATTGATTCAGTTCTTTCTTATTTGGTTGTAAAAGGCTTTCTGTGCATCACTTCTTTGGGTTGCTTTCTGGCATCACtatcactttttctttttcctccttccttgtTTATCTTTCCTTCtgctgtctgcttgtgtgtgtctctctccctctgttgaCCCCAGCGTCGAGGTGTCTCCGTCACCCAGCTGAGGCCCAGATGTCACACAAAGGGTCGGACACCTCTCAGCCTCTCAGCACGGCTCTCTGTATGGACAGGCAACAGCAGGAAACTGATAGAAAGATTATTGCTTAcagtccttttctttctgtgcagcATGTAGTTACCGCAATGACATTTGCATGTAACTGGAAATgtaagaaatatgaaatatttgttAATGAGTTAAGCTGCAGTTAAACTGATGGCTTGAAGTGACCCCCAGCTAACATcctgctgttttctcatttaAGGGCTCCTGGATAATGTGACCGTGCTTATTGGTATTGCACACAGAGGCAAAGCTATTGCAGGTGTCATCAACCAGCCTTTCTACAACTACCAGGTACAGACCAAACCAAATGATCTTCCGTCATAAAAGCCGTCACTGCGGTTAATTCAAAGCTTTTCCCTGCCAGCTGGGAGAAGGAGCAGCTTTGGGAAGAACCATGTGGGGAATGCCGGGATTGGGCGCCTTTGGATTTCAACTGCAGGAAGTCCCGGGTGACAGACGTATCATCACCACCACACGCTCCCATAGCAACAAGGTGGTGACGGACTGTGTAGACGCCATGGAGCCTCACGAAGTTATAAGAGTGGGTGGCGCTGGAAACAAGGTGAGATGGATTTAGAGTTAACACActgaggttgttgttgttgtgtagaGTAGGGATGTGGGGATTTAATTTCTCCTATACAGTCCTGTGTAGGGATGACTTGTACTTTAAACACCAGACCCAGTCATGGTTTCTGGTCCTGATTCTGATGCCATCAGAGGGATTAATAAGTGGACAAAACAGTATTTGTTTATCAAATGACTTCTCTACAGATAATCCAGCTTGTTGAGGGGCGGGCTTCTGCTTATGTCTTTGCCAGTCCTGGGTGCAAGAAGTGGGACACCTGCGCCCCTGAAGCCATCCTGAATGCTGTTGGAGGTACAAACCATCAGTTTTATAGCAGCCGAGGATGTTTAGAGTGTTTAAATACAAGAATATATCTACATGTACAAATTCAAGACCTGTACCTGTAGGTtcaagttttacattttacaacatCCATCGTTTACTAGTCAGGTTTTTTTTGCTACTGATCTTAGCTTTTCTTGTGCAGGTAAACTGACTGACATGCATGGCAATGCATACCGCTACGATGCTGCTGTAAAGCACATGAACTCTGCCGGCGTTCTTGCTACACTACGCAACCACGAGTACTACCTCAGCAGAGTACCACAGTCAGTGCTGCAAGCCCTGAAGTCAGACTGACTCTGATCACACTGAgtatcacacacatgcaggaggtaaaaatgtcataaaatctATTTTGACTTTATGAAaattttatcagattttttttagcCATAACATATGAATACATTATTACATTGTGATACATGCTTATGAGTAAGTGAACTCAGTACTGTGGTCAGTCAGCATCACTTAACGTTTAATTACCCAGAAAACAGAGAGACGGGCTCAACAGCATTTATTTCACTTGTCTGAAACAAACTCGTACAAATTTGAAAACATCTCAACATACTGTTTCCAACTAGAAGACCAATAGATTTACAAGGCAAAAGGcgagatttaaataaataaaaacacatcagttaaATGTTCATTAGTGAGTCGGAAATGATTGGGTCATTCAGTAACTACAAGTgggaacaacaaacaaaaggccaTCATCTTGTCTTGATGATTTTGAACTCTTTACAAGGTCATGCTGTGACTGGAAGTGCAACTGAAAGCTTGAAAAAGAGCTTGTTGGTGGTTGGAAACACAGATCTAATGCAGAGCACCTACTGTGCATGAATGCCCTCATGAAGGTACAGCACAGTTTGGCTATGTCCTCTTAAAAAACAGGCTTCAGTGGCCTTTACAATTGTTTATTCTTGCATATtgcaagatattttttttttttagcaatatTTATTGCACTTGTATCGTCAAAATCCACAGGGAGAAAAACATTCTTGAGTCGAAAGGAAAGGCAGGGATGGGaattaataataaaactttACTGAAACCCACACCATTGTGGATTTTGCTTATCGGTCCAGTTCTTTAAAGATTCAGTTACTGATTACTGATCAGAAAGTCGCAGTCCTACGCGGGTTTTCTGTGTCGAGTTTTACTATCTGAGTGTGAACACAGTGTagaaacagcagaacaaagGCATGTGTGTGACTCAGATGAGCAAAGGCtccactgctgtttattttgcaACTGGCTCACACTCATATTTGCACAGCATTCATTGTCATTTAGGTTTTCTTAGTCAACGAAATATGCTAAACACGCCTGCGAGGAACTGATTTACCCTGATATTTACCCTTAGTAACAGACGTGCTGCCCGCTTGGAAAGCAGATTAGAAATCAGTAAAAGCAAATCAATAAGCTCATAGGTATACGATCCGGACCTCTATTCCCATCCCTACTTAAAGGAAATACTTGGCAAGAAAGCGACTCAGTGTATTTCAATTTGTTGGATGATTTGCTCAATACTGGAAGTCGATGAATCTACAGCCAGCTaatttagcttagcataacggCTGGAAACGGGGAAACAGGTAACCTGTGTGAGAActaaaaatctacattttgCAAACAGGATACTGTTAATTAAAGAGCTGGTGGTGTGTTTCagttggacagagccaggctaccTGTTTTCCCCAGACTCCAGTCCCTATGCTAAACTAAGTTAGCTTAGGCTAATATTAACAGACATGAaggtaaaaatgtcaaattattctaCAAAACAATGTGCCACTTCAGCCAGTATCGAAAGGGGCAAGGCAGTAATTAGGTTTAATTATGTGAAGATTACACATCAaggtgagaaaagaaacaattgTCTCTGCTGTCTTGGAGAATTTAGGGATTTTACAGTAACTAGGGCACAGAACCCGTCTCAGTCTCACAAGCGTGCATGCATTCACAAAACCACTATGGAAATCGGTAATCTGAAGAGCAGAGAAGCATCTTTTCTGAACACCTTGCCCATTCCGCAAGAGTCTGGGTTTAAGTACTGCCAAATGGGCTGAGTGGTACACGTGAGGGCTGAGTTACGACATATCATGGCATccaaagaaatggaagaaatagCACTCACATGTTCATAAAAATACCCACAGAACAAGCAAAAAACACTCCCTCCTGGAGTTTTTAGTTTACACATGAACGAGCTGACTGAGAGGGGGCTGGAGTGTTTGAGGCAGCCTGCAGGGACGTGGGCCAGAGACCAGCCGGGTGGGGGGGGGACAGGAGAGTCAGGGCCAGAGACCAGccggggtggggggggcaggAGAGTCAGGGCCAGCCGCTCACCTCTTTTTCGGTGCCTGAGTGGTGCGAGGCGGGGTGACAGGGCGTCCTGAATTCACCCCTCCGTACTGgtactttgcttttttttctgacgGCTTCAGGATCTTAAAGAAAAGATGAAGTGAGGTGCTAAATACATTAGAAGCACATGTACATGTTATGGTACAACAAACAGTGAGTGAGTTCTCTACCTGAAACGAGCACATAAGGGACTCGTCCACACTCATCATGCCGCCTGCGTTGTCAAATTCGCCACAGTAGTTCGGGGCCGAGAAAAGCGTCACCAGCTGTCGTTTGGCAAAGAACTCATAGCCATCTTCAACAACCTGTGACGTGGCAGAATTGGAGCTGAGACACTTAGTCAGAAAATTACTTTGCACCAACTTTGATGCTCAATAAATCGCTGAAGttggggtttgtttgttttgttttgttttttctaacaaaatactaaaaacaagaacagagtttagcttttcaaatgtgaatttTGAAGTCTTCTATGACTGAAACCATAAGACAATCGAAATAAGCAATTAAAATATGTCTCTTTGATTCTGGGAAATCATTAGGgatatttttcactatttttttatattttacattaatcaAAACAATAATAGTTAGTCATTGCCCTAAGAAggataataaaatatttttattatcatggTTCACTTTAATCCACCAAAAATCAGAGCAAGAATGCACTCTGTAAGTATTACAGTTCAGGTTTTTGCCAAGTATTTATTTTCTGGTTATTTTATCTAAATTGGTGATTTATATTTGGTAAATCtttgctttaaaataacataactTTATAATAACTTCACTTTATTTCTACAGTAGATTAAACTGTACAAATCCTTACATAAGTAAGTCTTCAGAAGAAAGCAGTGTGTCTTATATAACTATGTCAAACCACACTCAATGAtaatacaaatttaaatataattgtTCTGTATCATCTGTCTTAATAAAGTGTTACCTGATGTGCTCTGCAAATGAGATCCAAATCGTGACGGTTGAGAAACTTGCTGACCACGTCGGCCCCGAAGGTGAAAGAAACCCCTCGATCGTTTTCCCCCCAGCCCTGGACGTCTTTGTCCGGATCCGACCAGAGCAGGTCACACAGCAagcctgagaaagaaaaagtgtgcagtcagagacacaaacagcaaactcAAGCATTCACTTACATATCTGAAGGGTATTAGTgtatacatttctttttatactGTAGGTCTTGTGAAACCCTGAGACcgcagacaaaacaaatacgTAAAAACTTGCTAGAATTAGCATCAGTTTCAGTCTCGAGAAAGGACTGAGTTTGTTTTATGCCAATGCTAATAGTATTTCTATAACTCCTGAAGCTTGGAATAAAccagttttgtctctttttagtcaagtaacacaaaaacacacacagcaggacaaacGGACCTGTGTCGGGGACATCAGTGGGTCTCATAATGCGGCGAATTTGTTCCATGGACTGAAGATCAGGTGAGAGCCCTGAGGAGAACAGATGACTGTGTTATAAGTGACAAACAACTCAGCCAATCCTTTAATTCTTCCTTAGCATATCATCCACATTATTTAGCGTCACATTGCTGGCTGCTACATGAGAGAGAAGCTTCACAAACCCCCGTGGCAGCAGAAAATCTTCTCATCAATAATTGCGGCAATGGGCAGACAGTTGAAACAGTCTGTGAAGGTCTTCCACAGCTTTATGTTGAACCTGCGCTTGCCtgtggagaaaataaacaaacatggcagACAAAGAACAACTGTAAATGAGGCTTTTAATACAGTCAGTATATGTCTTTAGACAGGAATGAGAACAAAATTTCTGTTCATTGTAATTTCTGGAAAAGATTTTTAAGGTGTGAAAGTAAGGCTGTTTTGCTTCACCAAAGAGAAACTAAAAGTAAACATAAGTCAGGCTTGATTCtccattcatttttgtttccttgGCCAAATACAAAAGCTTAAATAGGCCAAGTCACGATTAGGGTGACGTTTGCCGGCGTGCAACAAAAAGATGTTTTCCAACTTACACTCATCATAGAAGCCGTAGATGCGATTGATGGAGGCACACTCGTGGTTCCCCCTGAGCAAAAAGAAATTTTCTGGGTATTTGATCTTGTAGGCGAGCAGCAGGCAGATAGTCTCCAGCGACTGCTTCCCTCTGTCCACGTAATCCCCCAGAAACAGATAGTTGGCCTCTGGAGGGAAGCCTCCATACTCGAATAGCCTCAGCAAGTCTGTGTACTGTCCATGGATATCACCTGGAAGGGTATGATCATCTTATTTTCCGTTTTTCCACACGAGGCAAATCAAGAGCAACACTGCCAAACAGAATGTGGCACAATAATTGTTTAATCTTgattatctctctcttttttttgttaatataaTCATTGGAAGCCCAAATTgtaactgaaatttaaatttgattaccgtaatttccagactattgagcgcacctgaatataagccgaACCCactaaatgtaaaaagaaaagaaaaacttgtacatatatagggCGCAATTGTCTATAAACCGCAGGTGTCCAcgctgtcagtctctctttcgttgtcgctctcaatgtcactttcgtctCGAGgaaaaatccataaattagacgcatcattgtttaagccgcagggttcaaagcgcgtgaaaaaaatgtgtgtaatcgTCTGGCGCTTCCACTTCGAATAACTACAATCCTTAattccaaaaaacaaaccaaaaaaatgcGATAATTTGCTAATGCTTTTTTGTCATATACTAAACTGAAAAGAATATGAAGAAgtcgttcacaagcaaggatggggtGAGATTCACTACTTTGTGAGACACATGAATGTATAAAGTATTACTACTTGGGCTCAGGAACCCAGTTTGTTTGCAAGTGTTTGcatcctgtttttatttacatttcacacgGCTTCCCAGCTTTGCTTTGGAATGGGAGTTACAAGgcataaacaaaaagaaagaggtgGTTGATAAGTGCTGCTCTCACCACAGATTTTGAGTGGAGCCTCCAGTTCTAGCAGGATGGGCTGACTGAGGAAAATCTCTCTGGACTTGATGCAGAGTCCCCTCACCTCAGCCTCTGTCATCTGTACGATCTTCCCTGGTCGACATCCTCGCACTGCAGGTTAAAAAGTAGAAAGAAATCAGTCAGCATGGCCTGATGCTCATGTGTCAACATATTTTGTCACAGTGATCAGATCTAATATGCATCAAATTCAATGAAATGACAACTGGCCAGAGAGCTTTACCCGTTTTACAAATTACACGCTAAATCAAGACGCCTGACCatagggggaaaaaatgtcagccgtggcctagaggttggagaagtggcttgtgatcggagggtcactggttcgattcccccaccggacgggcagaaaaaatttgggtgtggtggagtgaataatgcaaaaaatgtcccctcccccttcattagctggctgaggtcccttgagcaaggcacttaaccccccaatatgctccccgggtgcttgatgctgcccactgctcctgtgtgtgtttcactgcatgtattttgccgggtgttgcatgtgtgtgttcaactaaggatgctgaagacaaattcagtgtgtgtatgtaaaaatatatatactgtaaataaagctgattcttcttcttcttcttaaatatGTAATTTAAGAGTTAGGGCTAAAGCTGATAATCagtattttctgcatttcaggCCTGTTTCATAACAGCGTTTGCAAACACAACTGATGTTGACAAATGCATTAAACAATCTCAAAATCTTACAGAGACTTGGAGTTagctttaaaatgcaaatgccTACCAGTTATTCCTAGAATGACTCTATGTTGCAggtgcttgtgtttcttttaccAAACGGGGTTAGTTACcctttgtttacatttgcatCACGCATTTGCTTTGCTACTGGCCATATACTACGGTATTTACTTCAGTGGACATGGGTTGTTATGAGCTGGCGTGTGCAGGAATGAACAGCTTGTTGGCTCagctggaagtgt
Encoded here:
- the bpnt1 gene encoding 3'(2'),5'-bisphosphate nucleotidase 1 isoform X1, producing MAGSPAVVMRLVASAHTVAEMAGAIVRKVLHTGELGIVQKTGANDLQTLADRLAQQSICASLSKRFPKITIIGEEELPAEDISEDLIENGHSEEILRETCPPEYSGLKEEELVVWVDPLDGTKEYTEASRCLRHPAEAQMSHKGSDTSQPLSTALWLLDNVTVLIGIAHRGKAIAGVINQPFYNYQLGEGAALGRTMWGMPGLGAFGFQLQEVPGDRRIITTTRSHSNKVVTDCVDAMEPHEVIRVGGAGNKIIQLVEGRASAYVFASPGCKKWDTCAPEAILNAVGGKLTDMHGNAYRYDAAVKHMNSAGVLATLRNHEYYLSRVPQSVLQALKSD
- the bpnt1 gene encoding 3'(2'),5'-bisphosphate nucleotidase 1 isoform X2, giving the protein MAGSPAVVMRLVASAHTVAEMAGAIVRKVLHTGELGIVQKTGANDLQTLADRLAQQSICASLSKRFPKITIIGEEELPAEDISEDLIENGHSEEILRETCPPEYSGLKEEELVVWVDPLDGTKEYTEGLLDNVTVLIGIAHRGKAIAGVINQPFYNYQLGEGAALGRTMWGMPGLGAFGFQLQEVPGDRRIITTTRSHSNKVVTDCVDAMEPHEVIRVGGAGNKIIQLVEGRASAYVFASPGCKKWDTCAPEAILNAVGGKLTDMHGNAYRYDAAVKHMNSAGVLATLRNHEYYLSRVPQSVLQALKSD
- the LOC124050243 gene encoding serine/threonine-protein phosphatase PP1-beta catalytic subunit-like, translating into MAESELNVDSIISRLLEVRGCRPGKIVQMTEAEVRGLCIKSREIFLSQPILLELEAPLKICGDIHGQYTDLLRLFEYGGFPPEANYLFLGDYVDRGKQSLETICLLLAYKIKYPENFFLLRGNHECASINRIYGFYDECKRRFNIKLWKTFTDCFNCLPIAAIIDEKIFCCHGGLSPDLQSMEQIRRIMRPTDVPDTGLLCDLLWSDPDKDVQGWGENDRGVSFTFGADVVSKFLNRHDLDLICRAHQVVEDGYEFFAKRQLVTLFSAPNYCGEFDNAGGMMSVDESLMCSFQILKPSEKKAKYQYGGVNSGRPVTPPRTTQAPKKR